The Streptomyces sp. Je 1-332 genome has a window encoding:
- a CDS encoding RNA-binding S4 domain-containing protein produces the protein MATETSGGGGSAGGVAGGASVRVDAWIWAVRLVKTRPMGAAACKGGHVRVNGERVKPAYGVHVGDEVRLRHADGHERVVVVKRLIRKRVGPPVAVECYVDNSPPPPPREAVAPAGVRDRGTGRPTKRDRREMERLRGFEG, from the coding sequence ATGGCTACGGAGACTTCAGGCGGTGGCGGGAGTGCGGGAGGTGTCGCGGGCGGGGCTTCCGTGCGCGTCGACGCCTGGATCTGGGCCGTACGTCTGGTGAAGACCCGCCCCATGGGCGCCGCGGCCTGCAAGGGCGGCCATGTGCGGGTCAACGGCGAGCGGGTGAAGCCCGCTTACGGCGTGCACGTCGGCGACGAGGTACGTCTGCGGCATGCCGACGGCCATGAACGCGTCGTCGTCGTCAAACGCCTGATCCGCAAGCGCGTCGGCCCACCGGTGGCCGTCGAGTGCTACGTCGACAACAGCCCTCCCCCGCCGCCCCGCGAGGCCGTGGCCCCCGCCGGCGTACGGGACCGGGGAACGGGACGTCCCACCAAGCGCGACCGCCGGGAGATGGAACGGCTGCGCGGCTTCGAGGGCTGA
- a CDS encoding DoxX family protein, translating to MTTAASTIPTATTGAPATTGRRSVRIALRTVQVMLALFFVIASGAPKLVAHSSAVEVFEKLGWGDPGMYTIGALEVLGGIALLVPLLGSVGATALIGLMIGAFIASVTALGGENAATPLILILPLAWIAWARRGQTTELVRLLVRRGGVRSGE from the coding sequence ATGACCACGGCCGCCTCCACCATCCCCACCGCCACCACGGGCGCCCCCGCCACCACCGGCCGCCGCTCCGTCCGTATCGCGCTGCGCACGGTCCAGGTGATGCTGGCCCTGTTCTTCGTCATCGCGAGCGGGGCGCCGAAGCTGGTCGCGCACTCCTCGGCGGTCGAGGTCTTCGAGAAGCTCGGATGGGGCGATCCGGGGATGTACACGATCGGCGCGCTGGAGGTGCTCGGCGGGATCGCGCTGCTGGTTCCGCTGCTCGGCTCCGTCGGCGCGACGGCCCTCATCGGGCTGATGATCGGCGCGTTCATCGCGAGCGTTACCGCGCTCGGCGGGGAGAACGCCGCCACGCCGCTCATCCTGATCCTGCCGCTCGCGTGGATCGCCTGGGCCCGGCGCGGGCAGACGACGGAGCTCGTGCGTCTCCTCGTGCGACGCGGGGGAGTGAGAAGCGGGGAGTGA
- a CDS encoding class I SAM-dependent methyltransferase: MREGYEGTGPGAITPDGCAVELYARLSAGDEPDVIAGAVPAGAHILELGSGAGRVTRPLLERGFRVTAVDESAEMLEKVAALDGRVRTIRSPIEELDLGERFEVVTLASFLVHTGDLAVRRGMLRACRSHVTDDGCVLIQREGADYHTNLPRERVDPGGYTVRIVSAKPVGDGVNEVHAQYVFPDAVWTQTFRARPLTKEQFESALEEAGLRVDKYLTEDGIWVRAVPVR, from the coding sequence ATGCGTGAGGGATACGAGGGGACGGGCCCCGGAGCGATCACGCCGGACGGCTGCGCGGTGGAGCTGTACGCGCGCCTGTCCGCCGGGGACGAGCCCGATGTCATCGCCGGTGCGGTGCCGGCCGGCGCGCACATTCTGGAGCTGGGCAGCGGCGCGGGGCGGGTGACGCGCCCCCTCCTGGAGCGGGGCTTCAGGGTCACGGCGGTGGACGAGTCCGCCGAGATGCTGGAGAAGGTGGCCGCGCTCGACGGGAGGGTGCGCACGATCCGGAGTCCGATCGAGGAGCTCGACCTGGGGGAGCGGTTCGAGGTGGTGACGCTCGCGTCGTTCCTCGTGCACACCGGCGACCTGGCGGTCCGGCGCGGGATGCTGCGGGCCTGCCGGAGCCATGTGACGGACGACGGCTGTGTGCTGATCCAGCGGGAGGGCGCCGACTACCACACGAACTTGCCGAGGGAGCGCGTCGATCCGGGCGGTTACACGGTGCGGATCGTGTCGGCGAAGCCGGTGGGTGACGGGGTGAACGAGGTGCACGCGCAGTACGTCTTCCCGGACGCCGTATGGACCCAGACCTTCCGCGCCCGGCCGCTCACGAAGGAGCAGTTCGAGAGCGCGCTTGAGGAGGCGGGGCTCAGGGTCGACAAGTACCTGACGGAGGACGGGATATGGGTGCGGGCCGTGCCGGTCCGCTGA
- a CDS encoding acyltransferase domain-containing protein, whose amino-acid sequence MLPPADELPDVLLDLAVPHEDINDLVALRGRLAGDSGARWLLDRGVDGTVRDMGKAGAGPQYPPLPAELGGLGAFFHVYVFLASLPYVRAYHRSRGIPDDISRRTLADLGRHMAVHRRARGGPGLLHPEWNSLHFRGELYQLGRLQFQRAVLGERMGGAVAAAGHSAGRGDACLNLHITDFRGPLSPEACDRSMAQAREFFARHFPEERYETAVCHSWLLDPQLKQYLPSDSNIVRFQERFRPAAGYEQEPDDTTPVAFVFGDQDLPVAELPRRTRVERAVGDHLRAGGHWYGGHGWFPL is encoded by the coding sequence GTGCTGCCCCCGGCCGACGAGCTGCCGGACGTGCTTCTCGACCTGGCCGTGCCGCACGAGGACATCAACGACCTGGTGGCCCTGCGCGGCCGGCTGGCGGGCGACTCGGGGGCGCGATGGCTGCTCGACCGCGGCGTCGACGGGACGGTGCGGGACATGGGGAAGGCGGGGGCGGGCCCGCAATACCCGCCACTGCCCGCCGAGTTGGGCGGGCTTGGGGCCTTCTTCCACGTCTACGTGTTCCTGGCGTCGCTGCCGTACGTACGCGCCTATCACCGGAGCCGCGGCATCCCGGACGACATCTCACGGCGTACGCTCGCGGACCTCGGCCGGCACATGGCGGTGCACCGCCGGGCGCGCGGTGGTCCCGGGCTGCTGCATCCGGAGTGGAACTCCCTGCACTTCCGGGGCGAGCTCTACCAGCTGGGCCGGCTGCAGTTCCAGCGCGCCGTCCTGGGAGAGCGGATGGGCGGGGCGGTGGCGGCGGCGGGGCATTCCGCGGGCCGGGGCGATGCCTGTCTGAACCTCCACATCACCGACTTCCGGGGGCCGCTGTCCCCGGAAGCCTGCGACCGGTCGATGGCCCAGGCGCGGGAGTTCTTCGCGCGGCACTTCCCGGAGGAACGATATGAGACAGCCGTGTGCCACTCCTGGCTGCTCGACCCACAGCTGAAGCAGTACCTGCCGTCGGACTCGAACATCGTCCGCTTCCAGGAGCGCTTCCGCCCGGCGGCCGGATACGAGCAGGAGCCGGACGACACCACCCCCGTCGCCTTCGTCTTCGGTGACCAGGACCTCCCCGTGGCCGAACTGCCAAGGCGCACAAGGGTGGAGCGGGCCGTGGGCGACCATCTGCGGGCGGGCGGTCACTGGTACGGGGGGCATGGCTGGTTTCCGCTGTAG
- a CDS encoding DUF6343 family protein — protein MLRTGSEPVTARSPLRMRLWFSVWGLVWATFGTVAFALAGRPAWAVACGVLWLIVTADLAMILRHIHQGPHFQPGRDIPPYDPPYNPPRAR, from the coding sequence ATGTTGCGCACAGGCAGTGAACCGGTGACCGCGCGCAGTCCCCTGCGCATGCGCTTGTGGTTCAGCGTGTGGGGCCTGGTCTGGGCCACGTTCGGCACCGTCGCCTTCGCACTCGCGGGACGCCCCGCGTGGGCCGTGGCCTGCGGCGTGCTGTGGCTGATCGTCACCGCCGACCTGGCGATGATCCTGCGCCACATCCATCAGGGCCCGCACTTCCAGCCGGGCCGCGACATCCCGCCGTACGACCCCCCGTACAACCCCCCGAGGGCCCGTTAG
- a CDS encoding tetratricopeptide repeat protein, with protein MPEITPETHVIDFRAAEQLLAARDPRGAVKLLDTVIAAHPENTAARLLRARAFFAAAQLRAAELEFSIVLEREPDNAFAHFALARTYERAARPDQARRHFRLAAALDPQPEYLAAARFDDAADPDDAAEG; from the coding sequence GTGCCCGAAATTACCCCGGAGACTCATGTCATCGACTTCCGTGCGGCCGAGCAGCTCCTTGCCGCGCGGGACCCCAGAGGCGCCGTGAAGCTGCTCGACACGGTCATCGCGGCCCACCCCGAGAACACGGCGGCGCGGCTGCTGCGGGCCCGCGCCTTCTTCGCCGCCGCTCAACTGCGCGCCGCCGAGCTGGAGTTCAGCATCGTCCTGGAGCGCGAACCGGACAACGCCTTCGCCCACTTCGCACTCGCCCGCACCTACGAACGTGCGGCGCGGCCCGACCAGGCCCGGCGCCACTTCCGTCTCGCCGCGGCGCTCGACCCGCAGCCGGAGTATCTGGCGGCGGCACGCTTCGACGACGCCGCCGACCCGGACGACGCCGCCGAGGGCTGA
- a CDS encoding DUF3592 domain-containing protein, with amino-acid sequence MVVLAVLTALGGLVALLAGAYGLRQTRRITAAGEVAQALVKAVPPGAERSVLQFETGDGRVVEVVSPVPPSSRRPLAAGDRVRIAYDSDDPRETVVLGHERRGVDRGFVAAGAAVLTLGLVLTVLAL; translated from the coding sequence GTGGTCGTACTGGCGGTTCTCACCGCCCTTGGCGGCCTGGTCGCGCTCCTGGCGGGCGCCTACGGCCTGCGGCAGACCCGGCGCATCACGGCCGCGGGCGAGGTGGCGCAGGCCCTGGTCAAAGCCGTGCCGCCGGGAGCCGAGCGGTCCGTGCTGCAGTTCGAGACGGGGGACGGCCGTGTCGTCGAGGTGGTGTCGCCGGTGCCGCCGAGCAGCAGGCGCCCGCTCGCCGCGGGTGACCGGGTGCGCATCGCGTACGACAGTGATGACCCCCGGGAGACCGTCGTCCTCGGCCATGAGCGCAGGGGCGTCGACCGGGGATTCGTGGCGGCGGGTGCGGCGGTTCTGACGCTCGGTCTCGTGCTCACGGTCCTTGCGCTGTGA
- the coaE gene encoding dephospho-CoA kinase codes for MLKVGLTGGIGAGKSEVSRLLVTSGAVLIDADKIAREVVEPGTPGLAKVVEAFGREVLAPDGTLDRPRLGSIVFADPEKLAVLNSIVHPLVGARSAELEGAASEDAVVVHDVPLLAENGLAPLYDLVVVVDARPETQLDRLVRLRGMSEEDARARMAAQATRVKRLEIADIVIDNDGPLEGLEQRVAAVWADLTRRARAA; via the coding sequence ATGCTGAAGGTGGGCCTGACCGGCGGTATCGGCGCCGGCAAGAGTGAAGTATCGCGTCTCCTCGTCACGTCCGGAGCCGTGCTGATCGACGCCGACAAGATCGCGCGGGAAGTCGTGGAGCCCGGAACCCCGGGTCTGGCGAAGGTCGTTGAAGCCTTCGGCCGGGAGGTCCTCGCTCCGGACGGCACGCTCGACCGGCCGAGGCTCGGCTCGATCGTCTTCGCCGACCCCGAGAAGCTGGCCGTCCTGAACTCGATCGTCCACCCCCTCGTCGGCGCCCGCTCCGCCGAGCTGGAGGGCGCGGCATCCGAGGACGCCGTGGTCGTCCATGACGTGCCGTTGCTCGCGGAGAACGGCCTGGCGCCTCTGTACGACCTCGTGGTCGTCGTCGACGCGCGCCCCGAGACCCAGCTGGACCGTCTCGTGCGGCTGCGCGGCATGAGCGAGGAGGACGCCCGTGCGCGGATGGCGGCCCAGGCGACGCGCGTCAAGCGCCTGGAGATCGCCGACATCGTGATCGACAACGACGGCCCGCTGGAAGGCCTCGAACAGCGCGTCGCCGCCGTGTGGGCGGACCTCACGCGGCGGGCGCGGGCGGCCTAG
- a CDS encoding PAC2 family protein yields MLDPQGLYAWEPKGLAVVDMALAQESAGLVMLYHFDGYIDAGETGDQIVERLTESLPGQVVARFEHDRLVDYRARRPLLTFRRDRWTDYEEPTLDVRLLQDATGAPFLLLSGPEPDIEWERFAAAVGQIVERLGVRLSVNFHGIPMGVPHTRPVGLTPHGNRTDLVPGHRSPFDEAQVPGSAASLVEYRLLEAGHDVLGVAAHVPHYIARSAYPDAALTVLEAITAATGLVLPSVAHGLRTEAHRTQTEIDRQIQEGDEELVSLVQGLEHQYDAAAGADARGNMLAEPMDIPSADEIGQEFERFLAEREGDA; encoded by the coding sequence GTGCTTGATCCGCAGGGTTTGTACGCATGGGAGCCGAAGGGCCTCGCGGTCGTCGACATGGCGCTCGCCCAGGAGTCGGCCGGACTGGTCATGCTCTACCACTTCGACGGCTACATCGACGCGGGCGAGACCGGCGATCAGATCGTCGAACGCCTCACGGAAAGCCTGCCGGGCCAGGTGGTGGCGCGCTTCGAGCACGACCGGCTCGTCGACTACCGCGCGCGCCGTCCGCTGCTCACGTTCCGGCGCGACCGCTGGACCGACTACGAGGAGCCCACGCTCGACGTGCGGCTGCTCCAGGACGCCACGGGTGCGCCCTTCCTGCTGCTCTCCGGGCCCGAGCCCGACATCGAGTGGGAGCGCTTCGCGGCGGCGGTCGGGCAGATCGTGGAGCGGCTCGGCGTGCGCCTCTCGGTGAACTTCCACGGCATCCCGATGGGCGTGCCGCACACCCGCCCCGTGGGCCTCACGCCGCACGGCAACCGCACCGACCTGGTACCGGGACACCGGAGCCCCTTCGACGAGGCGCAGGTGCCGGGCAGCGCTGCGTCGCTCGTCGAGTACCGCCTCCTGGAGGCGGGCCACGACGTGCTCGGTGTCGCCGCGCACGTCCCGCACTACATCGCGCGCTCCGCGTACCCGGACGCCGCCCTCACCGTCCTGGAGGCGATCACCGCCGCGACGGGCCTCGTGCTGCCGAGCGTCGCGCACGGCCTGCGTACCGAGGCGCACCGCACCCAGACCGAGATCGACCGGCAGATCCAGGAGGGGGACGAGGAACTGGTCTCCCTCGTGCAGGGACTTGAGCACCAGTACGACGCGGCGGCCGGCGCCGACGCGCGCGGCAACATGCTGGCGGAGCCCATGGACATCCCGTCGGCCGACGAGATCGGCCAGGAATTCGAGCGTTTCCTCGCCGAGCGCGAGGGCGACGCGTAA
- the rpsA gene encoding 30S ribosomal protein S1, with protein sequence MTSSTETTATTPQVAVNDIGNEEAFLAAIDETIKYFNDGDIVDGVIVKVDRDEVLLDIGYKTEGVIPSRELSIKHDVDPNEVVAVGDEIEALVLQKEDKEGRLILSKKRAQYERAWGTIEKIKEEDGIVTGTVIEVVKGGLILDIGLRGFLPASLVEMRRVRDLQPYVGKELEAKIIELDKNRNNVVLSRRAWLEQTQSEVRQTFLTTLQKGQVRSGVVSSIVNFGAFVDLGGVDGLVHVSELSWKHIDHPSEVVEVGQEVTVEVLDVDMDRERVSLSLKATQEDPWQQFARTHQIGQVVPGKVTKLVPFGAFVRVDEGIEGLVHISELAERHVEIPEQVVQVNDEIFVKVIDIDLERRRISLSLKQANESFGADPSAVEFDPTLYGMAASYDDQGNYIYPEGFDPETNDWLEGFETQREAWEGQYAEAQQRFEQHQAQVIKSREADAQAEAEGAAAPASSTGAPAAGGSGGGGGSYSSESDDNSGALASDEALAALREKLAGGQS encoded by the coding sequence ATGACGAGCAGCACCGAGACCACCGCCACCACCCCGCAGGTAGCGGTCAACGACATCGGTAACGAGGAAGCCTTCCTCGCCGCGATCGACGAGACGATCAAGTACTTCAACGACGGCGACATCGTCGACGGCGTCATCGTGAAGGTCGACCGGGACGAGGTCCTGCTCGACATCGGTTACAAGACCGAAGGCGTCATCCCGAGCCGCGAGCTCTCCATCAAGCACGACGTCGACCCGAACGAGGTCGTCGCGGTTGGTGACGAGATCGAGGCCCTGGTTCTCCAGAAGGAGGACAAGGAAGGCCGTCTGATCCTGTCCAAGAAGCGCGCTCAGTACGAGCGTGCCTGGGGCACGATCGAGAAGATCAAGGAAGAAGACGGCATCGTCACCGGTACCGTCATCGAGGTCGTCAAGGGTGGTCTCATCCTCGACATCGGCCTCCGTGGCTTCCTGCCGGCCTCCCTCGTCGAGATGCGCCGCGTCCGCGACCTCCAGCCCTACGTGGGCAAGGAGCTCGAGGCCAAGATCATCGAGCTGGACAAGAACCGCAACAACGTGGTCCTGTCCCGCCGTGCCTGGCTCGAGCAGACCCAGAGCGAGGTCCGTCAGACCTTCCTCACGACCCTGCAGAAGGGTCAGGTCCGCTCCGGCGTCGTTTCCTCGATCGTCAACTTCGGTGCGTTCGTGGACCTCGGCGGCGTCGACGGTCTCGTGCACGTCTCCGAGCTTTCCTGGAAGCACATCGACCACCCCTCCGAGGTTGTCGAGGTCGGCCAGGAAGTCACCGTCGAGGTTCTCGACGTGGACATGGACCGCGAGCGCGTGTCCCTGTCGCTCAAGGCGACGCAGGAAGACCCGTGGCAGCAGTTCGCCCGCACGCACCAGATCGGGCAGGTTGTTCCCGGTAAGGTCACCAAGCTCGTTCCGTTCGGTGCGTTCGTGCGCGTCGACGAGGGCATCGAGGGCCTGGTCCACATCTCCGAGCTGGCCGAGCGCCACGTGGAGATCCCGGAGCAGGTCGTCCAGGTCAACGACGAGATCTTCGTCAAGGTCATCGACATCGACCTCGAGCGTCGCCGGATCTCGCTGAGCCTCAAGCAGGCCAACGAGTCCTTCGGTGCCGACCCGTCGGCCGTCGAGTTCGACCCGACCCTGTACGGCATGGCCGCGTCCTACGACGACCAGGGCAACTACATCTACCCCGAGGGCTTCGACCCCGAGACGAACGACTGGCTCGAGGGCTTCGAGACCCAGCGCGAGGCTTGGGAGGGCCAGTACGCCGAGGCGCAGCAGCGCTTCGAGCAGCACCAGGCCCAGGTCATCAAGTCCCGCGAGGCGGACGCCCAGGCCGAGGCCGAGGGCGCTGCGGCTCCCGCGTCCTCGACCGGCGCCCCGGCTGCCGGTGGCAGCGGTGGCGGCGGCGGTTCGTACTCCTCGGAGTCGGACGACAACTCCGGCGCCCTGGCGTCGGACGAGGCGCTTGCCGCTCTTCGCGAGAAGCTCGCGGGTGGCCAGAGCTGA